A DNA window from Haloactinospora alba contains the following coding sequences:
- the panD gene encoding aspartate 1-decarboxylase has protein sequence MQRTLINGKIHRATVTQADLHYVGSITIDADLMEEADIVDGEQVHVVDIDNGNRLVTYAITGERGSGVIGINGAAAHLVAPGDLVIIMSFVVLEEAERARHGQRVVHVDADNRIVGVGADPAEPVPGSGLRSGAERV, from the coding sequence GTGCAGCGTACTCTGATCAACGGAAAGATCCACCGTGCAACAGTCACGCAGGCTGACCTGCACTACGTCGGCTCCATCACCATTGACGCCGACCTCATGGAAGAAGCCGACATCGTCGACGGGGAGCAGGTGCACGTCGTCGACATCGACAACGGGAACCGGTTGGTGACCTACGCCATCACGGGTGAGCGCGGCAGCGGCGTGATCGGGATCAACGGAGCCGCTGCCCACCTGGTGGCACCGGGGGACCTGGTCATCATCATGTCGTTCGTCGTGCTCGAGGAGGCCGAACGCGCCCGCCACGGGCAGCGGGTCGTCCACGTCGATGCCGACAACCGGATCGTCGGCGTGGGGGCGGACCCCGCGGAACCGGTTCCCGGATCGGGACTGCGTTCCGGCGCCGAACGCGTGTGA
- a CDS encoding (2Fe-2S)-binding protein: protein MATNQHPLQAVVDACTPLKFAPLPDIRTPGFPANHDQPTTQRWYRADLMAAEGAVGELFDRTAQRNGQHKLPAATRFLRALLREPIFLVSAGLYRTGRAPLVDAQHLWFPWTSDATFGTPTVTSAAIAVLADDPAAEHPDALVVGGESAALEQAAAQHMVNAFSPIIDAVHAHTRVGMRTLWGWVLDTTHFYMLNPARYLCHDAEEAWERAHRLGEELIRAGARTRSRPRLFPFCENHPQGTWAVRGTCCFAYKDDAEHGVCTTCPLKPDSDRRAELQEWIRDPALAP, encoded by the coding sequence ATGGCCACGAACCAGCATCCGCTGCAAGCGGTGGTCGATGCCTGCACGCCGTTGAAGTTCGCTCCCCTCCCGGACATCCGCACTCCCGGATTCCCAGCGAACCATGACCAGCCCACCACTCAACGCTGGTACCGCGCCGACCTGATGGCCGCCGAGGGTGCCGTGGGAGAACTGTTCGACCGCACGGCCCAGCGGAACGGTCAGCACAAGCTCCCCGCCGCCACCCGCTTCCTCCGCGCACTGCTGCGCGAACCGATCTTCCTCGTCTCGGCGGGCCTATACCGCACCGGCCGCGCACCGCTGGTCGACGCCCAGCACCTGTGGTTCCCGTGGACGTCGGACGCGACCTTCGGTACCCCTACCGTGACCAGCGCAGCGATAGCGGTACTCGCGGACGACCCCGCTGCCGAGCATCCGGACGCGCTCGTCGTGGGCGGAGAGAGCGCCGCGTTGGAGCAGGCGGCAGCGCAGCACATGGTCAACGCCTTCTCCCCGATCATCGACGCCGTGCACGCCCACACCCGGGTGGGGATGCGCACCCTGTGGGGGTGGGTACTGGACACCACGCACTTCTACATGCTCAACCCCGCCCGCTACCTCTGCCATGACGCGGAGGAAGCATGGGAGCGGGCACACCGCCTGGGCGAGGAACTGATCCGCGCCGGCGCCCGGACCCGTTCCCGGCCGCGCCTGTTCCCCTTCTGCGAGAACCACCCACAGGGCACGTGGGCGGTACGCGGAACCTGCTGCTTCGCCTACAAGGACGACGCGGAACACGGCGTCTGCACCACGTGTCCGCTCAAACCGGACTCCGACCGGCGTGCCGAGCTCCAGGAGTGGATCCGCGATCCAGCCCTCGCTCCCTGA
- a CDS encoding extracellular solute-binding protein, whose amino-acid sequence MRATRAVGILGLVALLASCAPAQTDNDASGADKMTGTLRVWLFSEVDQEPKEDVVNQAVDEFEAQHDDVTVDVQYIPVDTRAERFHAAFNDPSSAPDVAEYGNTDLAGYVESGGFADISGELADWDQYDGIAEDVADTARVGDGTYGVPWFLGTRALYYRTDVLEELDREPPETLEEVVDTGRAIREENPDMLGMSAGGDYTYGFLPFIWAHGGDIAVENGDGYTSAIDSAEARDGIRQYSEVLSPDVCPPQTCAQMDGNASVQNFIAGEAGMTIGGNFNLNAVDDSDISDDYSVVPLPGTEPGSIAPPFAGGNNLGVLSGTERRTLSVEFTKLLAGKKYQREMYEAMGNLPTLTGVQEEIAESDGRMEPFIASLDSGSRFVPATSAWATIDSGAVLPSMMQRIASGDASVDESASEAANELDDAFAEG is encoded by the coding sequence ATGCGAGCCACCCGCGCTGTGGGAATACTCGGATTAGTCGCCCTCCTGGCCTCGTGCGCGCCTGCACAGACGGACAACGACGCCTCCGGGGCCGACAAGATGACCGGCACCCTGCGGGTCTGGTTGTTCTCCGAGGTCGACCAGGAGCCCAAGGAGGACGTCGTCAACCAGGCGGTAGACGAGTTCGAGGCGCAACACGACGACGTGACCGTCGATGTCCAGTACATCCCGGTCGACACACGGGCGGAGCGGTTCCACGCCGCGTTCAACGACCCCTCCAGCGCTCCCGACGTAGCCGAGTACGGCAACACCGACCTGGCGGGCTACGTGGAGTCCGGTGGCTTCGCCGACATCAGCGGGGAACTCGCCGACTGGGACCAGTACGACGGCATCGCCGAGGACGTTGCCGACACCGCACGCGTCGGTGACGGCACCTACGGCGTTCCCTGGTTCCTGGGGACGCGCGCGTTGTACTACCGGACCGACGTCCTCGAGGAACTGGACCGCGAGCCTCCCGAGACCCTGGAGGAGGTCGTCGACACCGGTCGTGCGATACGGGAGGAGAACCCGGACATGCTCGGTATGTCCGCCGGCGGCGACTACACCTACGGCTTCCTGCCGTTCATCTGGGCGCACGGCGGGGACATCGCGGTCGAGAACGGCGACGGTTACACCTCGGCGATCGACTCCGCCGAGGCCAGGGACGGGATCAGGCAGTACTCCGAGGTTCTCTCACCGGATGTCTGCCCCCCGCAGACGTGCGCCCAGATGGACGGCAACGCCAGCGTCCAGAACTTCATCGCCGGCGAAGCCGGTATGACGATCGGGGGGAACTTCAACCTCAACGCGGTCGACGACAGCGACATATCCGATGACTACTCTGTCGTCCCGCTCCCCGGGACAGAGCCGGGCTCCATCGCGCCGCCGTTCGCCGGCGGGAACAACCTGGGGGTGCTCTCCGGAACCGAACGCCGCACCCTGTCCGTGGAGTTCACCAAGCTCCTGGCCGGCAAGAAGTACCAACGCGAGATGTACGAGGCGATGGGGAACCTTCCCACACTCACCGGCGTCCAGGAGGAGATCGCCGAATCGGACGGGCGGATGGAGCCGTTCATCGCCTCACTCGACTCCGGCTCCCGGTTCGTTCCCGCCACCAGTGCCTGGGCCACGATCGACTCCGGCGCGGTACTCCCCTCGATGATGCAGCGGATCGCCTCCGGCGACGCCTCCGTGGACGAGTCCGCGAGCGAGGCCGCGAACGAGCTCGACGACGCTTTCGCCGAGGGCTAG
- a CDS encoding chloride channel protein, translated as MKFTHLRPDNRTSAARLLRLPNHSLSWRIPWGLLALALTIGVGSGLGAVAFRWLIDTFTLLFSGHEDYAAAGHAAHPYVPQLGMWFLLLVPPLGGLLYGPLIEKFANEARGHGVPEVMASVTHDGGRIAPRVVLVKSLASALCIGSGGSVGKEGPIVQIGSALGSVFGRLARMDGSRLRLLVACGAAGGIAATFNAPLAGVFFAMELILGEFTVRTFGLLVLSSATASVLSRVLVGGELFLTLPPFDVDHPAEYLLFAGVGVAAGAVGAGFARLLYLVEDTVARIWRGPEWLRPAAGGLLLGALLLALPQLYGVGYPALRNAIEGQYVLWFLLALLVGKMLATSLTLGIGGSGGVFAPSLFLGAVFGTACGMLMHSVAPALAGPAGAYGVVGMGAVFAGATRAPITATIVIVELTGEYALLLPLMLAVVLATGVSRLLSAETIYTMKLRRREAEPDLSPLPAARG; from the coding sequence ATGAAGTTCACACACTTACGTCCGGACAACCGGACATCCGCGGCACGCCTGTTGCGACTTCCGAACCATAGCCTCTCGTGGCGCATCCCGTGGGGGCTTCTCGCCCTCGCGCTCACGATCGGAGTCGGTTCGGGACTCGGAGCGGTGGCGTTCCGCTGGCTCATCGACACGTTCACCCTGCTGTTCTCCGGACACGAGGATTACGCAGCCGCCGGACACGCGGCCCACCCCTACGTTCCCCAGCTGGGCATGTGGTTCCTGCTCCTCGTCCCGCCACTGGGCGGACTGCTCTACGGCCCCCTGATCGAGAAGTTCGCCAACGAAGCCCGCGGCCACGGCGTTCCCGAGGTCATGGCATCGGTAACCCACGACGGGGGGCGGATCGCTCCCCGGGTCGTCCTGGTGAAATCGCTGGCTTCCGCGCTGTGTATCGGTTCCGGGGGTTCGGTGGGCAAGGAGGGGCCGATCGTGCAGATCGGCTCCGCGCTCGGCTCGGTGTTCGGCCGCCTCGCCCGCATGGACGGATCCCGTCTGCGCCTTCTCGTCGCGTGCGGAGCCGCCGGTGGTATCGCAGCCACGTTCAACGCGCCACTGGCCGGTGTCTTCTTCGCCATGGAGCTGATCCTGGGAGAGTTCACCGTCCGGACGTTCGGGCTGCTCGTCCTGTCGAGCGCTACCGCCAGTGTCCTCAGCCGTGTGCTGGTCGGCGGTGAGCTGTTCCTGACACTCCCCCCGTTCGATGTGGACCATCCGGCCGAGTACCTTCTCTTCGCTGGCGTCGGTGTCGCCGCCGGTGCTGTGGGGGCGGGGTTCGCACGCCTGCTGTATCTGGTCGAGGACACGGTCGCGCGGATCTGGCGCGGCCCCGAGTGGTTGCGTCCCGCCGCTGGCGGACTGCTGCTCGGCGCGCTGCTGCTGGCGCTGCCGCAGCTGTACGGGGTCGGTTACCCGGCGCTGCGGAACGCCATCGAGGGACAGTACGTGCTCTGGTTCCTTCTGGCCCTGCTCGTCGGGAAGATGCTGGCTACCAGCCTGACGCTCGGCATCGGCGGATCGGGCGGCGTCTTCGCTCCCAGCCTCTTCCTCGGAGCCGTGTTCGGTACGGCGTGCGGCATGCTCATGCATTCGGTGGCTCCCGCGCTCGCCGGGCCCGCGGGAGCTTACGGGGTCGTCGGGATGGGTGCGGTGTTCGCCGGTGCCACCCGCGCTCCCATCACGGCGACGATCGTTATCGTGGAGCTGACCGGGGAGTACGCGCTCCTGTTGCCGCTCATGCTGGCAGTGGTGCTGGCTACCGGGGTGAGCCGCCTGCTGTCCGCCGAAACGATCTACACCATGAAACTGCGCCGGCGGGAGGCGGAACCGGACCTCTCCCCGCTTCCCGCGGCCAGAGGGTGA